The Deltaproteobacteria bacterium nucleotide sequence ACGACTTCCACTGCATCGCGCCCGATCTGATGGGTCTGGGCGACACCGAGGTCGATCCGAAGACCACGCGGTTCGACATGGCGAGCCAGGCCGAGATGCTGATCGAGGTGATGGCCACGCTCGGCTACGACGAGTTCGCGATCGTGTGTCACGACCAGGGCGGCGCGGCGGCGCAGCACATCGCCGCCAACGTGCCGCAGCGGATCACTGCGCTCGTGCTCACCGACTGCGTGTGTTACGACAACTGGCCGGTGCCGGTGATCCGCAGGCTGCAGAGCCGGATGCGCAGCCGGTTCGTGTCCGAGTTGATCGCGCGAGGTCATCTCGGGGAGTGGGTCGAGACGCGCACGCGACTGTCGGCGTTCCGGCGCGGCGTATACGAACCCCGCAAGCTCTCCGACGACGCGATCCGCGAGTACCTGCGGCCGCTGCGCACGCACGCCGGACGCGAGCGATTCCGCCAGTTCCTCCTCGCCGGCGACTCCCGCTATACGCAGCTCGCCGTCGACGGGTTGCGCCGGTTCGAAAAGCCCACGTTCGTGATCTGGGCCGCCGAAGACCGATACCTGTCGCCGTCGTGGGGGCAGACGCTGGCCGACGACATCCCCGGGGCCGTCGGAGTGCGCCTGGTGCCGTTTTGCGGCCACTTCTGGCAGGAGGAGCGCCCGGCCGAGTTCGCGTCGCACATCGGCGCGTTCTTGACCGAGCACCTCGCCGACCGAGTCGTCGAAGGCGACGGCGCCGTGCGTCGAGGCAAACCGGTGTGCGCCGGCGCCACCGGCTACAAGAAACCGCCGGTGACGGTCTGACGGAGGACGCGATGCTCGCCAACCAGATCCTGTTCACGACGCCCGCGTACCCGTACCCGACGCTGCCGGCCAACGACTCGCTCACCGACGCGACACGCGATCGACCGCGACGCGGCCAACGGCGTCATGCGCCGGCGCGCGTGCTCGAGTGAAGCCGGAGACACCGGCGATGGGACGCGACCGGCGCGCGCCCGCGCGCGGAGGACCGGCGCCGGCGATCGGCTGGTGGATGTCCCCGGCGCGGCGATGTGGGTCGGCGAGGACGGCGATGCCGCGGTCGGGCCGCCGGCCGCCGCGCCGATTGCTTCCGGCGCGCCCGGGCCGACGTCGCTGCCACCGCGGGCGCGCGCGGTCGTCCCGATGGGGCCCCACGGCGGCGCGCCGGAAGCGCGCCCTGGGGAGGCCATCTGCTGATACAGTGGCGTGCGCCGTGCTCGACCGGGCGATATCGCGCAAATCCGAGCAGCGCCGCATGCTCCCAGCGACGGCGCGTGCGACCGAGGCGCAACGTGGCGACCGAACGCGAGCGCGCGCGGTCGACACGAACCGTGCACCTCGTGGGGATCGACGGGCGAAGCGATGAGGCTCACGCGGTGGCCGGTCGCGGTGCTGGTCGGCGCGGCGGTCGCCGGGGGGACGGCGACCGCCGACATCGACGGCGACCGGTTCTCGGCGGACCGCTACGGTCAGACGATCGAAGTCACGGCACCGCGCAACTGGACGCCGAGCCAACGGCGCGGGTACCCGAGCGTACTGCTGTGGCTCACCCGGCGCGATCCGCCCGGCCGCATGTTGCTGTCCGCCGAACGGCTCGCGCGCCGCACCGATGCCGCGCGCTACGCGGCGCGCGCGAAAACCGCGCTCGAAGCGCTGGGCTTCGCGGTGCGGCCGCCGCAGCTGCACGCCCAGACGGGCGCGTACTGGTTCGACTTCGACAACGGCAAGACGTTCCTCCGGCAAGCGGTGCTCGTCGTCGGCGACGTCGGCTACGCGCTGACCCTGGCGGCGCCCGACAGCCGCACCCGCGGCCAGCATTTACGCGCATTCGATGCCGCGTTGCGCAGCGTGCGGGTGCGCCGCAGTTCGACCGCGTCGGCCGGGGCCGGGCCGGTCGACCGCGACGCCGGCGTGCCGCCGCGCGACGCCGGCGCGCCGCCGTGATCGCCCTCCCCCTCGGTCGCCGCGTGCGCGTCGCCGGCGCGTTGTGTACGGTAGCGGCATGTTCGACAGCATCGACGCGGTCACCCACGCACTTCGCCAGACCGGCTACATCGCTGACCGGGCGCTGGCGACGACCGTGTTCCTCGCCGGGCGGCTCGGCAAGCCGATCCTGGCGGAAGGTCCGGCGGGTGTCGGCAAGACCGAGTTGGCCAAAGCCGTCGCATCGGCGCTGGGGACCGACCTGATTCGCCTCCAGTGCTACGAGGGGCTGGACGAAGCCAAGACCTTGTACGAGTGGAAGTACGCGAAGCAGCTACTGTATACGCAACTTCTTCGCGACCACATCGACGCCGTCATCGGCGGGGCGACTTCCCTTGCCGACGCGGTGGAGCGGATCGCCAGCGAGCAAGACGCATTCTTTTCCGACCGCTTTCTCCAGGAGCGCCCGCTGCTGCAGGCGATCCGAGCCGATCGCCAGACCGTGCTGCTCATCGACGAGGTCGACCGTGCCGAGGACGAACTCGAGGCATTCTTCTTGGAGGTGTTGGCCGAGTTCCAGGTGACCGTGCCCGAACTCGGCACGCTACGCGCGCGCCACCGCCCGTTCGTCGTGCTCACGTCGAACAACACGCGCGAGCTGTCGGACGCGCTGCGGCGGCGCTGCCTGCACCTGTGGATGGACTATCCGTCGGCCGCGCGCGAAGCGGAGATCCTGCAGGCGCGCGTTCCCGAGATCGGCGCTCAGCTCGCCGGCCAGGTCGCCGACTTCGTTCACAAGCTGCGCGCGCTCGATCTGAAGAAGGCGCCGAGCATCTCGGAGACGATCGACTGGGCGCGGGCCTTGACCGTCCTCGCGACCGAGCAACTCGGCGAGGACGTCGTACGCGACACGCTCAACGTGCTGCTGAAGTACGAGGGGGACCGGGAAGCGGCGGAGGAAAAGCTAGGCTCCATGCTCGAGTGAGCCGGCCGAACGCAAATCCGACCGGGGCGCCGGCCGCCGGGCGCCGGACCGCGCGGCCGTGCGCGCCGGCGGGCGCGGGCTCGGCGGCGACGAGTTCATACTTGTACAGCTTCTTCTTCCACCGCAGCGGACCGCGGTCCGAACAGCCCAGCGGCCGATCCGACGGCGCGCAATAGATCCGCACGTGAAAGTGATCGTCGTGGGGCGCGGCGTCGCTCGGTTGGCGCAGCAGCGCGGCGGCGCGCGCCACGCGGTCGGGCGGTTCGCCGGCCGCGCGAGCGTGGTCCAACAGCAGCAGCCTCAACGGCTCGGCGACGAAGATGTATTGCACGTCGGCGGCGGGGTCGTCGATCAGCGCGCGAACGAGCGCCCAGTTGCGCGCGGTGTCGAACCGCAGGCCGTCGCGCGTGTGGCCGTCGGCGTCGACGGGACGCATCTCGCCGTTGCGGACGGGGCGACCGGTCGCATCGACCAGATAGAACAACAGGTCGATGTCGCGGCCGCTCTGGTGGGACCGGTGGAACCGGCTCGGCCCGCCGCCGCGCGGCGACAGGTCGGCGACTCCGAGCGGCGGCCCGTTCGGCTGCTCGCGACGGAGCCGCCTGGCCACCCGCACGACGAGCGCGACCGCCTCGTCGGTGCCGTACAGCGCGCCGCGGTCGACCCAGCGCGGCGGCACCCAGTAGCCGTCGCCGCGCGGCGGCAGCCGGACCCCGCGCGTGAGCATACCGGCGTTGCCGCGGCCGAACGACACCGACGTCCCGTCGTCGACGAGGCCGTACTGCGCACAGCCCATGGCCGCCGCGCACACGAGGCACCACGCGCGCACGTCGTCGATTGTACCGCACGCGCGCGCCGAGGCCGAAACCGCACCGAGGGTGCGGCGGTGTGCCACACCCTCGGTGGGACGGCGCGCCTGGCGCCGCGGCCTGGTTCGGCGTCAGTTGGTCTCCTCGAACTCCGCGTCGATGACGTCGCCGTCGCCGGAACTCGACGCCGAATCCGCAGGCGGCTGATCCTGGGGCGCGTGGCCGTTGCCGCCGTCACCGGCCTGACTGCTCCGGTACATCGCCTCGGCCACCTTGTGTGCCGCCTGCTGCAGCGACTCGAGCGCCGCCTTCAGCTCGGTCGGGTCCGTCGGCTCCTTGTTGCGCTCGAGCACCGCCTCCGCGTTCTTGAACTCCTCCTCGACGCGGAGCTTGTCCTCGGCCGGGATCTTGTCGGAGTTTTCGTCGACCAGCTTGCGCGTGTTGTACAGCAGCGAGTCGAGTTGGTTGCGCGCCTCGATCGCCTCGCGCCGCGCCTTGTCCTCGGCCTCGTGCTGCTCGGCCTCCTTGACCATCCGCTCGATCTCGGCCTCGGACAGGCCGGACGACGCCGTGATCGTGATGTGCTGCTCCTTGCCGGTCGCCTTGTCCTTGGCGCTCACGTTGAGGATGCCGTTGGCGTCGATGTCGAACGTGACCTCGATCTGAGGCACGCCGCGCGGCGCCGGCGGAATGCCGTCGAGATGGAACTTGCCGAGCATGCGGTTGTCCTTCGCCAGCGGCCGCTCGCCCTGCAGCACGTGCACCTCGACGGACGTCTGGTTGTCGGCCGCGGTCGAGAAGATCTCGGACTTGCGGGTCGGAATGGTCGTATTGCGCGGGATCAGCACCGTGCTCACGCCGCCGAGCGTCTCGATCGACAAAGACAGCGGGGTGACGTCGAGCAGCAGGATGTCCTTGACGTCGCCGGCGAGCACGCCGCCCTGCACCGCCGCGCCGAGCGCGACGACCTCGTCCGGGTTGACGCCCTTGTGCGGCTCGCGGCCGAAGAACTCGGCGACCTTGCGCTGCACCAGCGGCATGCGCGTCATCCCGCCGACGAGCACGACCTCGCCGATGTCCGACGGCTTCTTGCCCGCGTCAGCGAGCGCCTTCTTGCACGGCTCGATCGTCCGCTCGACGAGGTGCGCGACCATCTGCTCGAGCTTCGACCGCGACAGCTTCATGACCAGGTGCTTGGGCCCGGAGGCGTCCGCGGTGAGGAACGGCAGGTTGATCTCCGTCTCCTGCGCGGTGGACAGCTCGATCTTGGCCTTCTCCGCGGCCTCCTTGAGCCGCTGGAGCACCATCTTGTCGTTGGACACGTCGATGCCGGTGTCCTTGCGGAACTCGTCGATCAGCCACTTCATCACCACCTGGTCGAAGTCGTCGCCGCCCAGGTGGGTGTCGCCGTTGGTCGACACGACCTCCACGACCTTGTCGCCCACCTCGAGAATCGAAATGTCGAAGGTACCGCCACCGAGGTCGTACACCGCGACGAGGTGATCCTTGGACTTGTCGAGCCCGTACGCCAGAGCGGCAGCCGTTGGCTCGTTGACGATGCGCTTGACGTCC carries:
- the dnaK gene encoding molecular chaperone DnaK; translation: MGKIIGIDLGTTNSAVAVMEGKEPKIITNEEGGRLTPSVVAFDDKGDVLVGQIARRQAITNPENTIFSVKRLIGRRFDEPETQDEIKRLPYKVVRAPNGDCAIEVRGKKYSPQEISARVLMKLKRAAEEYLGEEVKEAVITVPAYFNDSQRQATKDAGRIAGLDVKRIVNEPTAAALAYGLDKSKDHLVAVYDLGGGTFDISILEVGDKVVEVVSTNGDTHLGGDDFDQVVMKWLIDEFRKDTGIDVSNDKMVLQRLKEAAEKAKIELSTAQETEINLPFLTADASGPKHLVMKLSRSKLEQMVAHLVERTIEPCKKALADAGKKPSDIGEVVLVGGMTRMPLVQRKVAEFFGREPHKGVNPDEVVALGAAVQGGVLAGDVKDILLLDVTPLSLSIETLGGVSTVLIPRNTTIPTRKSEIFSTAADNQTSVEVHVLQGERPLAKDNRMLGKFHLDGIPPAPRGVPQIEVTFDIDANGILNVSAKDKATGKEQHITITASSGLSEAEIERMVKEAEQHEAEDKARREAIEARNQLDSLLYNTRKLVDENSDKIPAEDKLRVEEEFKNAEAVLERNKEPTDPTELKAALESLQQAAHKVAEAMYRSSQAGDGGNGHAPQDQPPADSASSSGDGDVIDAEFEETN
- a CDS encoding MoxR family ATPase; translated protein: MFDSIDAVTHALRQTGYIADRALATTVFLAGRLGKPILAEGPAGVGKTELAKAVASALGTDLIRLQCYEGLDEAKTLYEWKYAKQLLYTQLLRDHIDAVIGGATSLADAVERIASEQDAFFSDRFLQERPLLQAIRADRQTVLLIDEVDRAEDELEAFFLEVLAEFQVTVPELGTLRARHRPFVVLTSNNTRELSDALRRRCLHLWMDYPSAAREAEILQARVPEIGAQLAGQVADFVHKLRALDLKKAPSISETIDWARALTVLATEQLGEDVVRDTLNVLLKYEGDREAAEEKLGSMLE
- a CDS encoding alpha/beta hydrolase; the encoded protein is DFHCIAPDLMGLGDTEVDPKTTRFDMASQAEMLIEVMATLGYDEFAIVCHDQGGAAAQHIAANVPQRITALVLTDCVCYDNWPVPVIRRLQSRMRSRFVSELIARGHLGEWVETRTRLSAFRRGVYEPRKLSDDAIREYLRPLRTHAGRERFRQFLLAGDSRYTQLAVDGLRRFEKPTFVIWAAEDRYLSPSWGQTLADDIPGAVGVRLVPFCGHFWQEERPAEFASHIGAFLTEHLADRVVEGDGAVRRGKPVCAGATGYKKPPVTV